One Tursiops truncatus isolate mTurTru1 chromosome 3, mTurTru1.mat.Y, whole genome shotgun sequence DNA segment encodes these proteins:
- the LOC101317748 gene encoding histidine--tRNA ligase, mitochondrial isoform X1: MVLRLRLYSALYPSWGPICLFPRSFASCSGNPASCCTMPQLGLLHGRAWAVLFGQLRRPPGAVCIRAVHSHSQVAEAALATQLKPHQEKSNFIIKTPKGTRDLSPEQMVVREKILDMVVSCFKRHGAKGLDTPAFELKEMLTEKYGEDSGLVYDLKDQGGELLSLRYDLTVPFARYLAMNKVKKMKRYHVGKVWRRESPTIAQGRYREFCQCDFDIAGQFDPMIPDAECLKIMCEILSGLQLGDFLIKVNDRRILDGIFAVCGVPESKFHAICSSVDKLDKMSWKDVRHEMVAKKGLAAEVADRIWDYVQCHGGVSLVQQMFQDPRLSQNKQALEGLGDLKLLFEYLTLFGIAEKISFDLSLARGLDYYTGVIYEAVLLQTPAHAEEEPRNVGSVAAGGRYDGLVGMFDPKGHNVPCVGLSIGVERIFSIVEQRMKTFGEKIRTTETQVFVATPQKNFLQERLKLIAELWDAGIKAELMYKNNPKLLTQLHYCENTGIPLVVIIGEQELKEGVIKLRSVANREEVAITRENLVAEIQKRLSES, from the exons ATGGTGCTCCGGCTTCGCCTCTACAGCGCCCTATACCCTTCCTGGGGTCCTATCTGCCTCTTTCCTAGGTCCTTTGCCTCGTGTTCCGGAAATCCTGCCTCCTGCTGCACGATGCCCCAGCTCGGACTCCTACATGGGAGGGCCTGGGCTGTGCTGTTTGGCCAGCTCCGGCGACCGCCCGGTGCTGTATGCATCAGGGCAGTCCATTCTCATAGCCAG GTTGCGGAGGCAGCATTAGCAACCCAACTGAAACCACATCAAGAGAAATCAAATTTTATTATCAAGACCCCAAAG GGCACCAGAGATCTTAGTCCCGAGCAGATGGTCGTGAGGGAGAAAATTCTTGATATGGTTGTTAGCTGCTTTAAACGTCATGGAGCAAAGGGGTTGGATACCCCGGCATTTGAGCTAAAg GAAATGCTTACTGAGAAGTATGGAGAGGACTCTGGGCTCGTCTATGATCTGAAGGATCAGGGTGGAGAGCTATTGTCCTTGCGCTATGACCTTACT GTCCCTTTTGCTCGTTATCTGGCCATGAATAAAGTGAAGAAGATGAAACGCTATCATGTTGGAAAGGTGTGGCGTCGGGAGAGCCCAACCATAGCCCAAGGCCGCTACAGGGAGTTCTGCCAGTGT GACTTTGACATTGCTGGTCAGTTTGACCCTATGATCCCTGATGCAGAGTGTTTGAAGATCATGTGTGAAATCCTTAGTGGGTTGCAGCTGGGGGATTTTCTCATTAAG GTCAATGACCGGCGGATTTTGGATGGGATATTTGCTGTCTGTGGTGTTCCTGAAAGCAAGTTCCATGCCATCTGCTCCTCGGTAGACAAACTAGACAAG ATGTCTTGGAAAGATGTGAGACATGAGATGGTGGCAAAGAAAGGCCTGGCTGCTGAAGTAGCTGATCGAATTTGGGATTACGTCCAATGTCATG GAGGGGTGTCCTTGGTGCAACAAATGTTCCAGGATCCCAGACTATCCCAGAACAAGCAGGCCCTAGAGGGCTTGGGAGACCTGAAGCTGCTATTTGAATATCTGACTTTATTTGGAATTGCTGAAAAG ATCTCCTTTGACCTGAGCCTGGCTCGGGGCCTGGACTACTATACAGGAGTGATCTATGAAGCGGTGCTGCTACAGACCCCAGCTCATGCTGAGGAGGAGCCACGGAATGTGGGCAGTGTGGCTGCTGGTGGGCGCTATGATGGGCTGGTGGGCATGTTTGACCCCAAAGGCCACAACGTGCCATGTGTGGGGCTCAGCATTGGGGTGGAGCGGATCTTCTCCATTGTGGAGCAGAGGATGAAG ACTTTTGGTGAGAAGATACGGACCACAGAGACCCAAGTGTTTGTGGCCACACCACAGAAGAACTTTCTCCAAGAACGGCTGAAGCTAATTGCAGAGCTTTGGGATGCTGGGATCAAG GCAGAGCTGATGTATAAGAACAACCCTAAACTACTAACTCAACTGCACTACTGTGAGAACACGGGCATCCCACTGGTGGTCATTATTGGTGAGCAAGAACTGAAGGAAGGGGTCATCAAGCTCCGTTCAGTGGCCAACAGGGAGGAG GTGGCCATTACACGGGAAAATCTTGTGGCTGAAATTCAGAAGCGACTGTCTGAGTCTTGA
- the LOC101317748 gene encoding histidine--tRNA ligase, mitochondrial isoform X5, producing MVLRLRLYSALYPSWGPICLFPRSFASCSGNPASCCTMPQLGLLHGRAWAVLFGQLRRPPGAVCIRAVHSHSQVAEAALATQLKPHQEKSNFIIKTPKGTRDLSPEQMVVREKILDMVVSCFKRHGAKGLDTPAFELKEMLTEKYGEDSGLVYDLKDQGGELLSLRYDLTVPFARYLAMNKVKKMKRYHVGKVWRRESPTIAQGRYREFCQCDFDIAGQFDPMIPDAECLKIMCEILSGLQLGDFLIKMSWKDVRHEMVAKKGLAAEVADRIWDYVQCHGGVSLVQQMFQDPRLSQNKQALEGLGDLKLLFEYLTLFGIAEKISFDLSLARGLDYYTGVIYEAVLLQTPAHAEEEPRNVGSVAAGGRYDGLVGMFDPKGHNVPCVGLSIGVERIFSIVEQRMKTFGEKIRTTETQVFVATPQKNFLQERLKLIAELWDAGIKAELMYKNNPKLLTQLHYCENTGIPLVVIIGEQELKEGVIKLRSVANREEVAITRENLVAEIQKRLSES from the exons ATGGTGCTCCGGCTTCGCCTCTACAGCGCCCTATACCCTTCCTGGGGTCCTATCTGCCTCTTTCCTAGGTCCTTTGCCTCGTGTTCCGGAAATCCTGCCTCCTGCTGCACGATGCCCCAGCTCGGACTCCTACATGGGAGGGCCTGGGCTGTGCTGTTTGGCCAGCTCCGGCGACCGCCCGGTGCTGTATGCATCAGGGCAGTCCATTCTCATAGCCAG GTTGCGGAGGCAGCATTAGCAACCCAACTGAAACCACATCAAGAGAAATCAAATTTTATTATCAAGACCCCAAAG GGCACCAGAGATCTTAGTCCCGAGCAGATGGTCGTGAGGGAGAAAATTCTTGATATGGTTGTTAGCTGCTTTAAACGTCATGGAGCAAAGGGGTTGGATACCCCGGCATTTGAGCTAAAg GAAATGCTTACTGAGAAGTATGGAGAGGACTCTGGGCTCGTCTATGATCTGAAGGATCAGGGTGGAGAGCTATTGTCCTTGCGCTATGACCTTACT GTCCCTTTTGCTCGTTATCTGGCCATGAATAAAGTGAAGAAGATGAAACGCTATCATGTTGGAAAGGTGTGGCGTCGGGAGAGCCCAACCATAGCCCAAGGCCGCTACAGGGAGTTCTGCCAGTGT GACTTTGACATTGCTGGTCAGTTTGACCCTATGATCCCTGATGCAGAGTGTTTGAAGATCATGTGTGAAATCCTTAGTGGGTTGCAGCTGGGGGATTTTCTCATTAAG ATGTCTTGGAAAGATGTGAGACATGAGATGGTGGCAAAGAAAGGCCTGGCTGCTGAAGTAGCTGATCGAATTTGGGATTACGTCCAATGTCATG GAGGGGTGTCCTTGGTGCAACAAATGTTCCAGGATCCCAGACTATCCCAGAACAAGCAGGCCCTAGAGGGCTTGGGAGACCTGAAGCTGCTATTTGAATATCTGACTTTATTTGGAATTGCTGAAAAG ATCTCCTTTGACCTGAGCCTGGCTCGGGGCCTGGACTACTATACAGGAGTGATCTATGAAGCGGTGCTGCTACAGACCCCAGCTCATGCTGAGGAGGAGCCACGGAATGTGGGCAGTGTGGCTGCTGGTGGGCGCTATGATGGGCTGGTGGGCATGTTTGACCCCAAAGGCCACAACGTGCCATGTGTGGGGCTCAGCATTGGGGTGGAGCGGATCTTCTCCATTGTGGAGCAGAGGATGAAG ACTTTTGGTGAGAAGATACGGACCACAGAGACCCAAGTGTTTGTGGCCACACCACAGAAGAACTTTCTCCAAGAACGGCTGAAGCTAATTGCAGAGCTTTGGGATGCTGGGATCAAG GCAGAGCTGATGTATAAGAACAACCCTAAACTACTAACTCAACTGCACTACTGTGAGAACACGGGCATCCCACTGGTGGTCATTATTGGTGAGCAAGAACTGAAGGAAGGGGTCATCAAGCTCCGTTCAGTGGCCAACAGGGAGGAG GTGGCCATTACACGGGAAAATCTTGTGGCTGAAATTCAGAAGCGACTGTCTGAGTCTTGA
- the LOC101317748 gene encoding histidine--tRNA ligase, mitochondrial isoform X3 yields MVLRLRLYSALYPSWGPICLFPRSFASCSGNPASCCTMPQLGLLHGRAWAVLFGQLRRPPGAVCIRAVHSHSQGTRDLSPEQMVVREKILDMVVSCFKRHGAKGLDTPAFELKEMLTEKYGEDSGLVYDLKDQGGELLSLRYDLTVPFARYLAMNKVKKMKRYHVGKVWRRESPTIAQGRYREFCQCDFDIAGQFDPMIPDAECLKIMCEILSGLQLGDFLIKVNDRRILDGIFAVCGVPESKFHAICSSVDKLDKMSWKDVRHEMVAKKGLAAEVADRIWDYVQCHGGVSLVQQMFQDPRLSQNKQALEGLGDLKLLFEYLTLFGIAEKISFDLSLARGLDYYTGVIYEAVLLQTPAHAEEEPRNVGSVAAGGRYDGLVGMFDPKGHNVPCVGLSIGVERIFSIVEQRMKTFGEKIRTTETQVFVATPQKNFLQERLKLIAELWDAGIKAELMYKNNPKLLTQLHYCENTGIPLVVIIGEQELKEGVIKLRSVANREEVAITRENLVAEIQKRLSES; encoded by the exons ATGGTGCTCCGGCTTCGCCTCTACAGCGCCCTATACCCTTCCTGGGGTCCTATCTGCCTCTTTCCTAGGTCCTTTGCCTCGTGTTCCGGAAATCCTGCCTCCTGCTGCACGATGCCCCAGCTCGGACTCCTACATGGGAGGGCCTGGGCTGTGCTGTTTGGCCAGCTCCGGCGACCGCCCGGTGCTGTATGCATCAGGGCAGTCCATTCTCATAGCCAG GGCACCAGAGATCTTAGTCCCGAGCAGATGGTCGTGAGGGAGAAAATTCTTGATATGGTTGTTAGCTGCTTTAAACGTCATGGAGCAAAGGGGTTGGATACCCCGGCATTTGAGCTAAAg GAAATGCTTACTGAGAAGTATGGAGAGGACTCTGGGCTCGTCTATGATCTGAAGGATCAGGGTGGAGAGCTATTGTCCTTGCGCTATGACCTTACT GTCCCTTTTGCTCGTTATCTGGCCATGAATAAAGTGAAGAAGATGAAACGCTATCATGTTGGAAAGGTGTGGCGTCGGGAGAGCCCAACCATAGCCCAAGGCCGCTACAGGGAGTTCTGCCAGTGT GACTTTGACATTGCTGGTCAGTTTGACCCTATGATCCCTGATGCAGAGTGTTTGAAGATCATGTGTGAAATCCTTAGTGGGTTGCAGCTGGGGGATTTTCTCATTAAG GTCAATGACCGGCGGATTTTGGATGGGATATTTGCTGTCTGTGGTGTTCCTGAAAGCAAGTTCCATGCCATCTGCTCCTCGGTAGACAAACTAGACAAG ATGTCTTGGAAAGATGTGAGACATGAGATGGTGGCAAAGAAAGGCCTGGCTGCTGAAGTAGCTGATCGAATTTGGGATTACGTCCAATGTCATG GAGGGGTGTCCTTGGTGCAACAAATGTTCCAGGATCCCAGACTATCCCAGAACAAGCAGGCCCTAGAGGGCTTGGGAGACCTGAAGCTGCTATTTGAATATCTGACTTTATTTGGAATTGCTGAAAAG ATCTCCTTTGACCTGAGCCTGGCTCGGGGCCTGGACTACTATACAGGAGTGATCTATGAAGCGGTGCTGCTACAGACCCCAGCTCATGCTGAGGAGGAGCCACGGAATGTGGGCAGTGTGGCTGCTGGTGGGCGCTATGATGGGCTGGTGGGCATGTTTGACCCCAAAGGCCACAACGTGCCATGTGTGGGGCTCAGCATTGGGGTGGAGCGGATCTTCTCCATTGTGGAGCAGAGGATGAAG ACTTTTGGTGAGAAGATACGGACCACAGAGACCCAAGTGTTTGTGGCCACACCACAGAAGAACTTTCTCCAAGAACGGCTGAAGCTAATTGCAGAGCTTTGGGATGCTGGGATCAAG GCAGAGCTGATGTATAAGAACAACCCTAAACTACTAACTCAACTGCACTACTGTGAGAACACGGGCATCCCACTGGTGGTCATTATTGGTGAGCAAGAACTGAAGGAAGGGGTCATCAAGCTCCGTTCAGTGGCCAACAGGGAGGAG GTGGCCATTACACGGGAAAATCTTGTGGCTGAAATTCAGAAGCGACTGTCTGAGTCTTGA
- the LOC101317748 gene encoding histidine--tRNA ligase, mitochondrial isoform X4 produces MVLRLRLYSALYPSWGPICLFPRSFASCSGNPASCCTMPQLGLLHGRAWAVLFGQLRRPPGAVCIRAVHSHSQVAEAALATQLKPHQEKSNFIIKTPKGTRDLSPEQMVVREKILDMVVSCFKRHGAKGLDTPAFELKEMLTEKYGEDSGLVYDLKDQGGELLSLRYDLTVPFARYLAMNKVKKMKRYHVGKVWRRESPTIAQGRYREFCQCDFDIAGQFDPMIPDAECLKIMCEILSGLQLGDFLIKVNDRRILDGIFAVCGVPESKFHAICSSVDKLDKMSWKDVRHEMVAKKGLAAEVADRIWDYVQCHGGVSLVQQMFQDPRLSQNKQALEGLGDLKLLFEYLTLFGIAEKISFDLSLARGLDYYTGVIYEAVLLQTPAHAEEEPRNVGSVAAGGRYDGLVGMFDPKGHNVPCVGLSIGVERIFSIVEQRMKTFGEKIRTTETQVFVATPQKNFLQERLKLIAELWDAGIKAELMYKNNPKLLTQLHYCENTGIPLVVIIGGHYTGKSCG; encoded by the exons ATGGTGCTCCGGCTTCGCCTCTACAGCGCCCTATACCCTTCCTGGGGTCCTATCTGCCTCTTTCCTAGGTCCTTTGCCTCGTGTTCCGGAAATCCTGCCTCCTGCTGCACGATGCCCCAGCTCGGACTCCTACATGGGAGGGCCTGGGCTGTGCTGTTTGGCCAGCTCCGGCGACCGCCCGGTGCTGTATGCATCAGGGCAGTCCATTCTCATAGCCAG GTTGCGGAGGCAGCATTAGCAACCCAACTGAAACCACATCAAGAGAAATCAAATTTTATTATCAAGACCCCAAAG GGCACCAGAGATCTTAGTCCCGAGCAGATGGTCGTGAGGGAGAAAATTCTTGATATGGTTGTTAGCTGCTTTAAACGTCATGGAGCAAAGGGGTTGGATACCCCGGCATTTGAGCTAAAg GAAATGCTTACTGAGAAGTATGGAGAGGACTCTGGGCTCGTCTATGATCTGAAGGATCAGGGTGGAGAGCTATTGTCCTTGCGCTATGACCTTACT GTCCCTTTTGCTCGTTATCTGGCCATGAATAAAGTGAAGAAGATGAAACGCTATCATGTTGGAAAGGTGTGGCGTCGGGAGAGCCCAACCATAGCCCAAGGCCGCTACAGGGAGTTCTGCCAGTGT GACTTTGACATTGCTGGTCAGTTTGACCCTATGATCCCTGATGCAGAGTGTTTGAAGATCATGTGTGAAATCCTTAGTGGGTTGCAGCTGGGGGATTTTCTCATTAAG GTCAATGACCGGCGGATTTTGGATGGGATATTTGCTGTCTGTGGTGTTCCTGAAAGCAAGTTCCATGCCATCTGCTCCTCGGTAGACAAACTAGACAAG ATGTCTTGGAAAGATGTGAGACATGAGATGGTGGCAAAGAAAGGCCTGGCTGCTGAAGTAGCTGATCGAATTTGGGATTACGTCCAATGTCATG GAGGGGTGTCCTTGGTGCAACAAATGTTCCAGGATCCCAGACTATCCCAGAACAAGCAGGCCCTAGAGGGCTTGGGAGACCTGAAGCTGCTATTTGAATATCTGACTTTATTTGGAATTGCTGAAAAG ATCTCCTTTGACCTGAGCCTGGCTCGGGGCCTGGACTACTATACAGGAGTGATCTATGAAGCGGTGCTGCTACAGACCCCAGCTCATGCTGAGGAGGAGCCACGGAATGTGGGCAGTGTGGCTGCTGGTGGGCGCTATGATGGGCTGGTGGGCATGTTTGACCCCAAAGGCCACAACGTGCCATGTGTGGGGCTCAGCATTGGGGTGGAGCGGATCTTCTCCATTGTGGAGCAGAGGATGAAG ACTTTTGGTGAGAAGATACGGACCACAGAGACCCAAGTGTTTGTGGCCACACCACAGAAGAACTTTCTCCAAGAACGGCTGAAGCTAATTGCAGAGCTTTGGGATGCTGGGATCAAG GCAGAGCTGATGTATAAGAACAACCCTAAACTACTAACTCAACTGCACTACTGTGAGAACACGGGCATCCCACTGGTGGTCATTATTG GTGGCCATTACACGGGAAAATCTTGTGGCTGA
- the LOC101317748 gene encoding histidine--tRNA ligase, mitochondrial isoform X2, with the protein MGGPGLCCLASSGDRPVLYASGQSILIARLVVHRARDTTRLASIERSHISHFFCQVAEAALATQLKPHQEKSNFIIKTPKGTRDLSPEQMVVREKILDMVVSCFKRHGAKGLDTPAFELKEMLTEKYGEDSGLVYDLKDQGGELLSLRYDLTVPFARYLAMNKVKKMKRYHVGKVWRRESPTIAQGRYREFCQCDFDIAGQFDPMIPDAECLKIMCEILSGLQLGDFLIKVNDRRILDGIFAVCGVPESKFHAICSSVDKLDKMSWKDVRHEMVAKKGLAAEVADRIWDYVQCHGGVSLVQQMFQDPRLSQNKQALEGLGDLKLLFEYLTLFGIAEKISFDLSLARGLDYYTGVIYEAVLLQTPAHAEEEPRNVGSVAAGGRYDGLVGMFDPKGHNVPCVGLSIGVERIFSIVEQRMKTFGEKIRTTETQVFVATPQKNFLQERLKLIAELWDAGIKAELMYKNNPKLLTQLHYCENTGIPLVVIIGEQELKEGVIKLRSVANREEVAITRENLVAEIQKRLSES; encoded by the exons ATGGGAGGGCCTGGGCTGTGCTGTTTGGCCAGCTCCGGCGACCGCCCGGTGCTGTATGCATCAGGGCAGTCCATTCTCATAGCCAG gttgGTGGTACACAGGGCCAGAGATACCACACGTTTGGCCAGTATTGAGAGGAGCCATATCTCACATTTCTTCTGCCAGGTTGCGGAGGCAGCATTAGCAACCCAACTGAAACCACATCAAGAGAAATCAAATTTTATTATCAAGACCCCAAAG GGCACCAGAGATCTTAGTCCCGAGCAGATGGTCGTGAGGGAGAAAATTCTTGATATGGTTGTTAGCTGCTTTAAACGTCATGGAGCAAAGGGGTTGGATACCCCGGCATTTGAGCTAAAg GAAATGCTTACTGAGAAGTATGGAGAGGACTCTGGGCTCGTCTATGATCTGAAGGATCAGGGTGGAGAGCTATTGTCCTTGCGCTATGACCTTACT GTCCCTTTTGCTCGTTATCTGGCCATGAATAAAGTGAAGAAGATGAAACGCTATCATGTTGGAAAGGTGTGGCGTCGGGAGAGCCCAACCATAGCCCAAGGCCGCTACAGGGAGTTCTGCCAGTGT GACTTTGACATTGCTGGTCAGTTTGACCCTATGATCCCTGATGCAGAGTGTTTGAAGATCATGTGTGAAATCCTTAGTGGGTTGCAGCTGGGGGATTTTCTCATTAAG GTCAATGACCGGCGGATTTTGGATGGGATATTTGCTGTCTGTGGTGTTCCTGAAAGCAAGTTCCATGCCATCTGCTCCTCGGTAGACAAACTAGACAAG ATGTCTTGGAAAGATGTGAGACATGAGATGGTGGCAAAGAAAGGCCTGGCTGCTGAAGTAGCTGATCGAATTTGGGATTACGTCCAATGTCATG GAGGGGTGTCCTTGGTGCAACAAATGTTCCAGGATCCCAGACTATCCCAGAACAAGCAGGCCCTAGAGGGCTTGGGAGACCTGAAGCTGCTATTTGAATATCTGACTTTATTTGGAATTGCTGAAAAG ATCTCCTTTGACCTGAGCCTGGCTCGGGGCCTGGACTACTATACAGGAGTGATCTATGAAGCGGTGCTGCTACAGACCCCAGCTCATGCTGAGGAGGAGCCACGGAATGTGGGCAGTGTGGCTGCTGGTGGGCGCTATGATGGGCTGGTGGGCATGTTTGACCCCAAAGGCCACAACGTGCCATGTGTGGGGCTCAGCATTGGGGTGGAGCGGATCTTCTCCATTGTGGAGCAGAGGATGAAG ACTTTTGGTGAGAAGATACGGACCACAGAGACCCAAGTGTTTGTGGCCACACCACAGAAGAACTTTCTCCAAGAACGGCTGAAGCTAATTGCAGAGCTTTGGGATGCTGGGATCAAG GCAGAGCTGATGTATAAGAACAACCCTAAACTACTAACTCAACTGCACTACTGTGAGAACACGGGCATCCCACTGGTGGTCATTATTGGTGAGCAAGAACTGAAGGAAGGGGTCATCAAGCTCCGTTCAGTGGCCAACAGGGAGGAG GTGGCCATTACACGGGAAAATCTTGTGGCTGAAATTCAGAAGCGACTGTCTGAGTCTTGA
- the ZMAT2 gene encoding zinc finger matrin-type protein 2, whose product MASGSGTKNLDFRRKWDKDEYEKLAEKRLTEEREKKDGKPVQPVKRELLRHRDYKVDLESKLGKTIVITKTTPQSEMGGYYCNVCDCVVKDSINFLDHINGKKHQRNLGMSMRVERSTLDQVKKRFEVNKKKMEEKQKDYDFEERMKELREEEEKAKAYKKEKQKEKKRRAEEDLTFEEDDEMAAVMGFSGFGSTKKSY is encoded by the exons ATGGCGTCGGGCAGTGGG ACAAAAAACTTGGACTTTCGCCGAAAGTGGGACAAAGATGAATATGAGAAGCTCGCCGAGAAGAGGCTCacggaagagagagaaaagaaggatg GAAAACCAGTGCAGCCAGTCAAGCGAGAGCTTCTCCGGCATAGGGACTACAAGGTGGACCTGGAATCCAAACTTGGGAAGACAATCGTCATTACCAAGACCACCCCACAGTCTGAGATGGGAGG atACTATTGCAATGTCTGTGACTGTGTGGTGAAAGACTCCATCAACTTCCTGGATCACATTAATGGAAAGAAAC ATCAGCGAAACCTGGGCATGTCTATGCGTGTGGAACGTTCCACTTTGGATCAGGTGAAGAAACGTTTTGAAGTCAACAAGAAGAAGATGGAAGAGAAGCAGAAGGATTATGATTTTGAGGAAAGGATGAAGGAACTCAGAGAAGAG GAGGAAAAGGCCAAGGCctacaagaaagagaaacagaaggagaagaaaaggagggcTGAGGAGGACTTGACATTTGAGGAGGATGATGAGATGGCAGCTGTGATGGGCTTCTCTGGCTTTGGTTCCACCAAGAAGAGTTACTGA